From Methanocella paludicola SANAE, a single genomic window includes:
- the cfbD gene encoding Ni-sirohydrochlorin a,c-diamide reductive cyclase catalytic subunit, with translation MEQLATAGRIIQPRPSSIVAALYTLRDLDTDVAILHGPPGCCFKHSRLLEEDGMHVVTTAMCDSDYVFGGHDLLVNVLEKVIDRFHPRTVGIVGTCASMIIGENFHRAVEEADVEVPVIEVEIHAGYSDNTHGAIVTLEAANAVGLLSEAELERQKRMLLLATDIEKKFGAASKDYIEPSRGDLKYRAAERLLELMRQGKRGLSVLNAKKETAYMFADINLAVSQAARAVGAPSPITIANLDPDVGLPRIRRYATTITAQLKENGVTIDHITGGLDEYPMSGEKAARIITEKYSNYDYVVLSGVPHAVPYEAIRGMEIFSITNGPRQAEPLKAAGHGHVMVEVDLHPKTLGVHGMVESELGETLRSML, from the coding sequence ATGGAACAACTAGCGACCGCCGGGCGCATCATCCAGCCCCGCCCCAGCTCTATCGTCGCCGCGCTATACACGTTGCGCGATCTGGACACGGATGTCGCCATTCTCCACGGCCCTCCGGGGTGCTGCTTCAAGCATTCCCGGCTCCTGGAGGAGGACGGCATGCACGTCGTCACCACGGCGATGTGCGACTCGGACTACGTCTTCGGCGGCCACGACCTGCTCGTGAACGTCCTGGAAAAGGTCATCGACCGGTTCCACCCGAGGACCGTGGGCATCGTGGGGACCTGCGCGAGCATGATCATCGGCGAGAACTTTCACCGTGCCGTCGAAGAGGCCGACGTGGAAGTGCCGGTCATCGAGGTGGAGATCCACGCCGGGTATAGCGATAACACTCATGGGGCGATCGTGACGCTGGAGGCCGCCAATGCGGTCGGCCTGCTGAGCGAGGCAGAACTGGAAAGGCAAAAGAGAATGCTTCTACTGGCTACGGATATAGAGAAAAAGTTCGGCGCAGCCAGCAAGGACTATATCGAGCCTTCCCGCGGGGACCTGAAATACCGGGCAGCCGAACGATTACTTGAATTAATGAGGCAGGGCAAGAGGGGCCTGTCGGTCCTCAACGCAAAGAAGGAGACGGCCTACATGTTCGCCGACATCAACCTGGCCGTGAGCCAGGCCGCCCGCGCCGTAGGCGCACCTTCGCCGATCACCATCGCCAACCTGGACCCTGACGTAGGGCTCCCGAGGATACGCAGGTACGCCACAACGATCACCGCCCAGCTTAAAGAGAATGGCGTCACAATAGACCACATCACCGGGGGGCTCGACGAATACCCAATGAGCGGAGAAAAGGCCGCCCGCATCATAACGGAAAAATATTCAAACTATGATTACGTCGTGCTCTCGGGCGTACCCCATGCCGTACCATACGAAGCCATCCGGGGCATGGAGATATTCTCGATCACGAACGGGCCGAGACAGGCGGAGCCCCTGAAGGCGGCCGGGCACGGCCACGTCATGGTGGAAGTGGACCTGCACCCGAAGACGCTCGGCGTCCACGGCATGGTCGAGTCGGAGCTCGGGGAGACGCTGAGGAGCATGTTATGA
- a CDS encoding 50S ribosomal protein L16, with product MARKPGRMYKNFSGPAYTRRKYMGGVPGVKVTQFDMGNLTDELPIAVTLVVNETCQIRHDALEAARISANRYLMSDVGKQDYRFKVRVYPHQVLRENKQATGAGADRVSDGMRRAFGKAIGTAARVYSGQGIFTIYTNRPNFEKAKEALRRAGHKLPSPHRLVVEKGAELVK from the coding sequence ATGGCGAGAAAACCAGGAAGGATGTATAAGAACTTCTCAGGCCCGGCCTACACCAGGAGAAAGTACATGGGCGGTGTGCCAGGCGTTAAGGTCACCCAGTTCGATATGGGCAACCTCACGGACGAGTTGCCAATTGCTGTCACGTTAGTCGTCAACGAGACCTGCCAGATAAGGCACGACGCCCTTGAGGCAGCCCGTATTTCGGCTAACAGGTACCTGATGAGCGATGTAGGCAAGCAGGATTACCGGTTCAAGGTAAGAGTTTACCCCCACCAGGTCCTCAGAGAGAACAAGCAGGCTACCGGCGCAGGCGCAGACCGTGTCTCGGATGGCATGAGGCGTGCTTTCGGCAAGGCCATCGGCACCGCAGCCCGCGTCTACAGCGGCCAGGGTATCTTTACTATCTACACCAACAGGCCGAACTTCGAGAAGGCCAAGGAAGCGCTGCGCAGGGCCGGCCACAAGCTGCCGTCGCCGCACAGGCTGGTCGTCGAGAAGGGCGCCGAGCTGGTAAAGTAA
- a CDS encoding translation initiation factor IF-2 subunit beta, with the protein MVDYDALLNRAVSKTPQLELTGERFQVPRPKVFAEGRTTVWDNYEEIREKLNRDTEHFGKFILRELGTAGKVEGNRMILQGHFTSDAINALVNDYVAEYVKCAECGRPDTKLIKYDRVTTLKCDACGAQRSIQKRRSRAISEKPAAAIEEGKTYELKIETTGKKGDGIAKVDKFTIFVNGARPGEIVKAKINKVDGTRAFAVREH; encoded by the coding sequence ATGGTTGATTACGATGCACTGTTAAACCGGGCAGTCTCGAAGACGCCCCAGCTGGAACTGACCGGCGAGCGCTTCCAGGTGCCACGCCCGAAGGTGTTTGCGGAGGGCCGCACCACCGTCTGGGATAATTACGAGGAGATACGGGAGAAGCTGAACCGCGACACCGAGCATTTCGGCAAGTTCATTCTTCGTGAGCTGGGCACGGCCGGCAAGGTCGAGGGCAACCGCATGATCCTGCAGGGCCACTTTACCTCCGACGCCATCAACGCGCTCGTTAACGATTACGTTGCCGAGTACGTCAAGTGCGCCGAGTGCGGCAGGCCGGACACGAAGCTCATCAAGTACGACCGCGTCACGACGCTGAAGTGCGACGCGTGCGGCGCCCAGAGGTCCATCCAGAAGAGGCGCTCCAGGGCGATCAGCGAGAAGCCCGCGGCGGCCATCGAAGAGGGCAAGACCTACGAGCTCAAGATCGAGACCACCGGCAAGAAGGGCGACGGCATCGCCAAGGTCGATAAGTTCACCATATTCGTGAATGGTGCACGGCCGGGCGAGATCGTCAAGGCCAAGATCAACAAGGTCGACGGTACTCGCGCTTTCGCTGTGCGTGAGCACTAA
- a CDS encoding fasciclin domain-containing protein, with translation MSGIKKYITILLLLALAAGLAAPFVNAQVGSQRTVLENLANIGQFSTFLGAVRAAGLDNVLKGPGEFTVFAPTNAAFDKLPKNQLNALMQDQPRLSSLLQYHAVPGRLTFADLSRMTDVKTVDGKTLPINIKDGGLVVGGSRVLNQGVECKNGIIYPVDSVMMPPGFTMAQKTQSSPLGWLPWLLAALVIGAGALYLMTRRKNREEPRVEEKKGP, from the coding sequence ATGAGTGGGATAAAGAAATACATCACGATACTGTTATTGCTGGCGCTGGCGGCCGGGCTGGCCGCCCCCTTCGTTAACGCGCAGGTCGGGAGCCAGAGGACTGTGCTCGAAAACCTGGCGAACATAGGCCAGTTTTCCACGTTCCTGGGCGCCGTGCGGGCGGCGGGCCTGGACAACGTCCTGAAAGGGCCCGGGGAATTCACGGTGTTCGCGCCGACGAACGCGGCCTTCGATAAGCTTCCGAAGAACCAGCTCAATGCCCTGATGCAGGACCAGCCGAGGCTGAGCAGCCTGCTGCAGTACCATGCCGTGCCCGGCAGGCTGACGTTCGCGGACCTCTCGAGGATGACCGACGTCAAGACCGTCGACGGCAAGACGCTGCCCATTAACATTAAGGACGGAGGCCTCGTGGTCGGAGGCTCGAGGGTCCTGAACCAGGGCGTCGAATGCAAGAACGGGATAATATATCCGGTCGATAGCGTCATGATGCCGCCGGGATTCACCATGGCCCAGAAGACGCAGTCATCCCCGCTGGGCTGGCTGCCGTGGCTGCTTGCCGCCCTGGTCATCGGTGCGGGTGCGCTATACCTGATGACCAGGCGTAAGAATCGCGAGGAGCCCCGGGTAGAGGAAAAAAAAGGGCCGTAA
- a CDS encoding HEAT repeat domain-containing protein — protein MRKTGAVLALVTLSYFSGAAGAMSAMPAGEGNPYPNLFAFLLAMCVLALGFILVDRFERQIVDRMRKANDVNGLIGALKNGWLSRKAACALGDMKADEAVEPLVDALHDPNSDVRQAAAKALGDIGDVKAIGPLRQALGDRYRGVRECAALSLKRLQKPDNAL, from the coding sequence ATGCGTAAGACAGGGGCGGTTCTGGCCCTCGTGACGTTGAGCTATTTTTCGGGCGCCGCCGGCGCCATGTCCGCAATGCCCGCCGGGGAGGGCAACCCGTATCCGAACCTGTTCGCCTTTTTGCTCGCCATGTGCGTGCTTGCCCTGGGCTTCATCCTGGTCGACAGGTTTGAGCGGCAAATAGTCGACCGCATGAGAAAAGCCAACGACGTGAACGGCCTGATCGGGGCCCTGAAGAACGGATGGCTATCCCGGAAGGCGGCCTGCGCCCTGGGGGACATGAAGGCTGACGAGGCCGTGGAGCCCCTTGTGGACGCGCTGCACGACCCGAACAGCGACGTGCGCCAGGCGGCCGCAAAGGCGCTGGGCGATATCGGTGATGTAAAAGCGATTGGGCCGCTGAGGCAGGCGCTCGGCGACAGGTACCGGGGCGTGCGGGAATGCGCCGCTTTATCCCTGAAAAGGCTACAAAAGCCGGATAACGCTCTTTAG
- the cfbA gene encoding sirohydrochlorin nickelochelatase, giving the protein MDNVEKFGLLVVGHGSSMPYNKQLIQDIADMLSKKMPQAITRIGFMNINKPTIKDGLDSFKGTGIKKIVVFPLFLAKGVHTTEDVPGLIGLGEGQKRISYNGYDIVYADPLGADEMIAELSARRVREAFTRYTGN; this is encoded by the coding sequence ATGGATAACGTTGAGAAATTCGGCCTGCTGGTCGTAGGGCACGGCAGCTCGATGCCCTATAACAAGCAGCTCATACAGGACATCGCGGACATGCTCTCGAAGAAGATGCCACAGGCCATAACAAGGATAGGGTTCATGAACATCAACAAGCCCACCATCAAGGACGGCCTCGACAGTTTCAAGGGCACCGGCATCAAGAAGATCGTCGTGTTCCCGCTGTTTTTAGCGAAGGGTGTTCACACGACGGAGGACGTGCCGGGGCTCATCGGCCTGGGCGAGGGACAAAAGCGCATCTCATATAACGGCTATGACATCGTATACGCCGACCCGCTGGGCGCGGACGAGATGATCGCCGAGCTTTCCGCCAGGCGCGTCCGGGAAGCGTTCACCAGATACACCGGGAACTAG
- a CDS encoding hydrogenase maturation protease: MTKKIVVLGCGNTLMGDDGVGIRVIERLQGMKLPENVEVIEAGVGGMSILSWIEGADKAVIVDAVQTGNEPPGTVYEFTDKELPPSDMFMLSLHDLNLVDTINVGRVVQKMPEDIVIIGVEVKRVAEFTKELTPEVEGAIPEVLDLVLKELK, from the coding sequence ATGACGAAGAAGATCGTAGTCCTCGGATGCGGCAACACGCTCATGGGCGACGACGGCGTCGGCATACGCGTCATCGAGCGCCTCCAGGGGATGAAATTGCCGGAGAACGTCGAGGTCATCGAGGCCGGAGTGGGCGGGATGTCCATCCTGAGCTGGATCGAGGGCGCCGACAAGGCCGTTATAGTCGATGCGGTGCAGACGGGGAACGAGCCCCCGGGAACCGTTTACGAGTTCACGGACAAGGAGCTTCCGCCCTCGGACATGTTCATGCTGTCCCTGCACGACCTCAACCTGGTGGACACGATCAACGTGGGCCGTGTTGTACAGAAGATGCCCGAAGATATCGTCATTATCGGGGTCGAGGTGAAGCGGGTGGCCGAGTTCACCAAAGAGCTCACGCCCGAGGTCGAAGGCGCCATCCCCGAAGTCCTGGACCTGGTGCTTAAGGAGCTCAAATAG
- the pyrH gene encoding UMP kinase — protein MRIVIKVGGSAIAPSLEAKRFSEYAQVIRSLAKDHTVLVVVGGGTPAREYINVTKELKASNALRDLIGIGVSRLNARLLISAMNDAAYPEPPHDYQEASLAMYSGKIIIMGGVQPGQTTDAVAAILAEYVHADLLIRTTSVDGVYTADPRVDKNAKKIDHMTPQELLELVAKMEMTAGANNIFDMLGAQIIKRSHIPMMIISGQDPHNIIDAVNGKKIGTLIK, from the coding sequence ATGAGGATCGTCATCAAAGTCGGCGGCTCAGCCATTGCCCCGAGCCTGGAGGCAAAGCGATTTAGCGAGTATGCGCAGGTCATTCGATCCCTGGCGAAGGACCATACGGTCCTGGTCGTCGTCGGGGGCGGCACGCCCGCGCGGGAATATATCAATGTCACGAAGGAACTGAAGGCGAGCAACGCCCTGCGGGACCTCATCGGCATCGGCGTGTCCCGTCTGAACGCCCGGCTTCTTATCTCGGCCATGAACGACGCGGCCTATCCTGAGCCTCCCCACGATTACCAGGAGGCCAGCCTGGCCATGTATTCCGGTAAGATCATCATCATGGGCGGCGTACAGCCCGGCCAGACCACCGATGCCGTGGCGGCCATCCTGGCGGAGTACGTCCACGCCGACCTTTTGATCCGCACGACGTCCGTTGACGGCGTCTATACGGCGGACCCCCGTGTGGACAAGAACGCTAAGAAGATCGACCACATGACTCCCCAGGAACTGCTCGAGCTCGTGGCCAAGATGGAGATGACCGCGGGCGCGAACAATATCTTCGACATGCTGGGCGCACAGATCATAAAACGGTCCCACATACCCATGATGATCATCAGCGGCCAGGACCCGCACAATATCATCGACGCGGTCAACGGTAAAAAGATAGGGACGCTCATCAAATGA
- the cfbE gene encoding coenzyme F430 synthase, which translates to MEPGATIGVLDINHGGLLLAERLRGLGYGAFAVDVYGTKEARDGTKKTSTGAPVLKPDEVGDFDVLAVPVHMPTIPLLRRAFAENKPVLTHHELTGFIVRKSGLLMSKCVEVTGTYGKTTACMLMARMFPREDVLLHTSRGLFYNGELIERLSITPANIIRALELAADKRPTLCIFEVSLGLCGIGDVSVITTLDRDYPVAGGERAAREVKLSSLSRMKPGSILICENSLRCGRSLKSGSPDKLTFGRGGDVFYAPDGRVRYRLHDGTDGWLKIRLKGGFDGRAYRGPALCAAAAALAMGGKPDGIQDAFEGFDGIEGRMKFSTLSGRVLLDNSNSGLSIQGVERALDAAEEDEGWKVLVVGEESYNVCDGLDPEKVKSLLSDPRFDEAVLVGGRLRVEGHAHADSLEAGLALALEKTEPGDTIISCVKTWR; encoded by the coding sequence ATGGAGCCCGGCGCCACCATCGGCGTGCTGGACATCAACCACGGCGGGCTGCTGCTGGCCGAAAGGCTGCGCGGCCTGGGCTACGGCGCCTTCGCCGTGGACGTCTACGGCACTAAAGAAGCCAGGGACGGCACTAAGAAGACGAGCACAGGGGCTCCCGTGCTCAAGCCAGACGAAGTCGGAGACTTCGATGTGCTGGCCGTCCCGGTGCATATGCCCACGATCCCCCTCCTCCGGAGGGCATTTGCGGAAAATAAGCCCGTGCTCACCCACCATGAGCTGACTGGCTTCATCGTCCGAAAGTCCGGGCTGCTGATGAGTAAGTGCGTCGAGGTTACCGGCACCTACGGCAAGACCACGGCCTGCATGCTCATGGCACGCATGTTCCCGCGGGAGGACGTGCTGCTGCACACGAGCCGGGGCCTGTTTTATAATGGCGAGCTGATCGAGAGGCTGAGCATCACGCCCGCGAACATCATAAGGGCCCTGGAGCTTGCGGCCGATAAGCGGCCCACTCTGTGCATCTTCGAGGTGTCGCTGGGCCTCTGCGGGATCGGCGACGTGAGCGTCATCACCACGCTGGACAGGGATTACCCCGTGGCCGGGGGCGAGAGGGCCGCCCGGGAGGTGAAGCTAAGCTCGCTGAGCCGAATGAAGCCGGGCAGCATTCTGATCTGCGAGAATTCGCTTAGATGTGGGCGCTCGCTGAAATCCGGGAGCCCGGATAAGCTGACCTTCGGCCGGGGCGGGGACGTGTTCTATGCACCCGACGGCAGGGTACGCTACCGCCTTCACGATGGCACCGACGGCTGGCTGAAGATCCGCCTGAAGGGCGGCTTCGACGGCCGCGCATATCGGGGCCCGGCGCTCTGCGCGGCCGCGGCGGCGCTGGCCATGGGCGGAAAGCCCGATGGCATCCAGGATGCATTCGAAGGGTTCGACGGCATCGAGGGGCGGATGAAATTCTCCACGCTCAGCGGCCGTGTGCTCCTGGACAACTCGAACTCCGGCCTGTCCATCCAGGGAGTCGAGCGCGCGCTCGATGCTGCCGAAGAAGACGAGGGATGGAAAGTCCTCGTCGTTGGCGAGGAGTCGTATAACGTCTGCGACGGCCTGGACCCCGAAAAAGTGAAGTCTTTATTGAGCGACCCCCGGTTCGACGAGGCCGTGCTCGTGGGCGGCAGGCTGCGCGTTGAAGGTCACGCGCACGCGGACAGCCTTGAGGCCGGCCTCGCGCTGGCCCTGGAAAAGACCGAGCCGGGCGATACAATCATAAGCTGCGTTAAGACATGGAGGTGA
- the cfbC gene encoding Ni-sirohydrochlorin a,c-diamide reductive cyclase ATP-dependent reductase subunit, which produces MKKQLAIYGKGGIGKSSTASNVAAAMGEKGIRAMLIGCDPKSDSSITLLGGRRMPTIMDTLRKKGSIEEEDVVFEGFNGVKCAEVGGPEPGVGCAGRGIIVAVQALQKVCDAMKDSDVIIYDVPGDIVCGGFAVPITKGMVREAYIITSGEYMPLYAANNICRGLKTLNTPLSGVICNEREAEHEREIVEKFAAALGVPMLAYIPRDKLVQNCERAGRSVIEGAPGSEMAGVYRLLADRILTEKDKKVPDSLEDEDLRKLTQ; this is translated from the coding sequence ATGAAGAAGCAGCTGGCCATATACGGGAAGGGCGGCATCGGAAAGTCCTCGACGGCCTCGAACGTGGCCGCGGCCATGGGCGAAAAGGGCATCAGGGCCATGCTCATCGGGTGCGACCCGAAGAGCGACTCGTCCATCACGCTGCTCGGCGGAAGGCGGATGCCCACCATCATGGACACCCTGCGAAAAAAGGGCTCCATCGAGGAAGAGGACGTGGTATTCGAGGGCTTCAACGGGGTAAAGTGCGCCGAGGTCGGCGGCCCCGAGCCCGGCGTGGGCTGCGCCGGGAGGGGCATCATCGTGGCCGTCCAGGCGCTGCAAAAAGTATGCGACGCCATGAAAGATTCGGACGTAATTATATACGACGTCCCGGGCGACATCGTGTGCGGCGGATTCGCCGTGCCCATCACGAAGGGCATGGTGAGGGAGGCGTACATCATCACTTCGGGCGAGTACATGCCGCTCTACGCCGCCAACAATATCTGCCGGGGCCTGAAGACGCTGAACACTCCGCTGTCCGGCGTGATCTGCAACGAGAGGGAGGCGGAGCACGAGAGGGAGATCGTCGAAAAGTTCGCCGCCGCCCTGGGAGTGCCCATGCTGGCGTACATACCCCGGGACAAGCTCGTGCAGAACTGCGAGCGCGCCGGCAGGAGCGTCATCGAGGGCGCGCCGGGCTCGGAGATGGCCGGAGTATACCGGTTACTGGCCGACCGCATACTGACGGAAAAAGATAAAAAGGTTCCCGATTCATTAGAAGACGAAGACCTGAGGAAGCTAACCCAATGA
- the cfbB gene encoding Ni-sirohydrochlorin a,c-diamide synthase, which produces MMTMPRLILAGDRSSAGKTTISTGVMSLLHERGMKVQPFKVGLDYIDPSYHSLATGRQGENLDGYLMSEQAIVEAFQHSAGGSDIAIIEGVRGLYEGLEALSDIGSTAQIAKILKTPVVLVLDAQSITRSTAAIVKGYKDFDKGINFKGVILNKVGSDRHAEKATAAIQKYTGVEVLGAIPRNKGMSLTMRHLGLVPAREGASRVDDFDARITKIKEIIGEHVNLDRLLEIANGAPKLRTGKQSIFKQEKSAGVRIGVALDEAFNFYYKDNVDLLQLKGAEVVYFSPLHDREIPDVDGLIIGGGYPEFFARELSDNGSMRKSIADASVNGMPIYAECGGMMYLTSALEDEHGKKFDMVGVMGGVASMKHIRHIGYVAGQLEKDTPIGEKGTFFKGHEFHYSVITDVPFDAKFAYRMDRGTGIKDGLDGMLTNNTLGSYTHLHAASYVPFARSFVDACVEHKGP; this is translated from the coding sequence ATGATGACGATGCCGAGGCTCATCCTCGCCGGCGACAGAAGCTCGGCGGGCAAGACGACCATATCGACGGGCGTAATGTCCCTTCTCCACGAGCGCGGCATGAAGGTCCAGCCTTTCAAGGTCGGGCTCGACTACATAGACCCGAGCTACCACTCACTGGCCACCGGCCGCCAGGGCGAGAACCTGGACGGCTACTTAATGTCCGAGCAGGCCATCGTCGAGGCGTTCCAGCACTCGGCCGGGGGCTCGGACATCGCTATTATCGAGGGCGTCAGGGGCCTCTACGAGGGCTTAGAGGCATTGTCCGATATCGGCTCCACGGCGCAGATCGCCAAAATACTAAAGACGCCCGTCGTGCTCGTCCTGGACGCGCAGAGCATCACCCGTAGCACGGCGGCCATCGTCAAGGGATACAAGGACTTCGATAAGGGCATCAATTTCAAGGGCGTCATCCTGAACAAGGTCGGCAGCGACCGGCACGCGGAAAAGGCCACGGCCGCCATCCAGAAGTATACGGGCGTGGAGGTGCTCGGCGCCATCCCCCGGAACAAGGGAATGAGCCTCACCATGAGGCACCTGGGGCTCGTGCCGGCACGCGAGGGGGCGTCCCGCGTGGACGACTTCGACGCCCGGATCACCAAGATCAAGGAGATCATCGGCGAGCACGTCAACCTGGACCGCCTGCTGGAGATCGCGAACGGCGCCCCGAAGCTGAGGACTGGAAAGCAGTCCATCTTCAAGCAGGAAAAAAGCGCCGGCGTCCGCATCGGCGTGGCCCTGGACGAGGCGTTCAACTTCTATTATAAGGACAACGTGGACCTGCTTCAACTGAAGGGCGCGGAAGTGGTCTACTTTAGCCCGCTTCACGACCGCGAGATCCCCGACGTGGACGGGCTCATCATCGGCGGCGGCTACCCCGAGTTCTTCGCCCGCGAGCTTTCAGATAACGGCTCCATGCGGAAGTCGATCGCGGACGCCTCCGTGAACGGCATGCCCATATACGCGGAATGCGGGGGCATGATGTACCTCACGAGCGCGCTCGAGGACGAGCACGGCAAGAAATTCGACATGGTCGGCGTGATGGGCGGGGTGGCCTCGATGAAGCACATCCGGCACATCGGGTACGTCGCCGGCCAGCTCGAAAAGGACACGCCAATCGGCGAAAAGGGCACCTTCTTCAAGGGCCACGAGTTCCACTACTCAGTCATCACGGACGTGCCGTTCGACGCGAAGTTCGCCTACCGGATGGACCGGGGCACGGGCATCAAGGATGGCCTGGACGGAATGCTCACGAACAACACGCTCGGCTCCTATACTCATTTGCACGCCGCCTCTTACGTGCCCTTCGCCCGCAGCTTCGTCGACGCCTGCGTCGAGCACAAAGGGCCGTAA
- a CDS encoding TatD family hydrolase, with translation MLPITDDHMHINLNGGRGVEAVKEFKNAGGTHVFIVSLPAGEVGRTVARGEDFRAVFDDTVEATRRANELVRAYAVVGVHPAEYIGLAESLGMERAYSIVKEGLEIAAKYVAEGKAVAIKSGRPHYPVSPELWETSNALMRYAMDLCVDEDCAIQLHTESEPGTMESISDIAKQARMEPPKVIKHFSPPLVRECESLNVFPSVICSRGALEEALSQGTRFMLETDYIDDPNRPGAVLGPKTVPRKTKEAIRNGVPEETFYKIHKDNPEKSYGIKIEI, from the coding sequence ATGCTGCCCATCACGGACGACCATATGCACATTAATCTTAATGGCGGCAGGGGCGTGGAGGCGGTCAAGGAGTTCAAGAACGCCGGGGGCACCCACGTGTTCATAGTTTCGCTTCCAGCGGGTGAGGTGGGCCGGACCGTTGCCCGAGGCGAGGACTTCAGGGCCGTTTTCGATGATACGGTAGAGGCGACCCGGAGGGCTAACGAGCTGGTGAGGGCCTATGCCGTCGTGGGCGTTCACCCTGCCGAGTACATCGGGCTGGCAGAGTCCCTGGGGATGGAGAGGGCGTATTCCATCGTCAAGGAAGGGCTGGAGATCGCCGCAAAGTACGTGGCGGAAGGGAAGGCGGTGGCCATCAAGAGCGGCCGGCCCCACTATCCCGTATCCCCGGAGCTATGGGAGACCTCGAACGCCCTGATGCGGTATGCGATGGACCTCTGCGTGGACGAGGACTGCGCCATCCAGCTCCACACGGAGAGCGAGCCGGGCACCATGGAGAGCATATCTGATATCGCGAAGCAGGCTCGCATGGAGCCCCCAAAGGTCATCAAGCACTTTTCGCCGCCCCTAGTCAGGGAGTGCGAGTCGCTGAACGTCTTCCCGTCGGTGATATGCTCCAGGGGCGCCCTTGAGGAGGCTCTCTCGCAGGGCACGCGGTTCATGCTGGAGACGGATTACATCGACGACCCCAACCGGCCGGGCGCCGTGCTTGGGCCGAAGACCGTGCCCCGGAAGACCAAGGAGGCCATACGTAACGGGGTGCCGGAAGAGACATTCTATAAGATACACAAGGACAACCCGGAGAAGTCGTACGGGATTAAAATTGAAATCTAG
- a CDS encoding rhomboid family intramembrane serine protease, with the protein MPENRCDVCSAFELLPFKCKYCGGTFCGAHRLPESHNCPGLRMLKQRPAADSRATVKRRSALRLPAAKLPYSGYYAYALIAITVIVYVLQVLFPGITDALILSSSNLLSHPWGILTSIFLHSSLMHLFFNMLALFFFGPLLERRIGSGRFLGLYFGTGIIAGLAQILAFPGSAVLGASGAIFGVLGTLTVLTPDLVVYLYFVPLKMVYVTILFAVLDLFPVLTGTSDGVAHIAHLAGLAIGLAAGFWYRQKSKIRSVRWQV; encoded by the coding sequence ATGCCAGAGAACCGATGTGACGTATGCAGCGCGTTTGAGCTACTGCCGTTCAAGTGTAAATATTGCGGCGGCACATTCTGCGGAGCCCACCGCCTCCCCGAGAGCCATAACTGCCCGGGGCTGCGGATGCTGAAGCAGAGGCCGGCTGCGGACTCCAGGGCGACCGTGAAGCGCAGGAGCGCTCTCAGGCTGCCGGCCGCGAAGCTGCCTTACTCGGGCTATTACGCGTACGCCCTCATCGCTATCACCGTCATCGTGTACGTCCTTCAGGTGCTCTTCCCCGGGATCACGGACGCGCTAATACTCAGCTCGTCAAACCTGCTGTCGCACCCATGGGGTATCCTGACGAGCATTTTCTTACACAGCAGCCTCATGCATCTCTTCTTCAACATGCTCGCGCTCTTCTTCTTCGGCCCGCTCCTGGAGCGCCGCATCGGCAGCGGGCGGTTCCTGGGCCTATACTTCGGCACCGGCATCATCGCCGGCCTGGCCCAGATACTCGCGTTCCCGGGCTCCGCCGTCCTTGGGGCGAGCGGCGCCATCTTCGGCGTGCTCGGCACCCTTACCGTTCTTACGCCCGACCTTGTCGTCTATCTCTACTTCGTGCCGCTCAAGATGGTCTACGTCACCATCCTGTTCGCGGTCCTTGACCTGTTCCCCGTGCTCACCGGCACTTCGGACGGCGTGGCGCACATCGCGCACCTGGCGGGGCTGGCCATCGGCCTGGCCGCGGGCTTCTGGTACCGCCAGAAGAGCAAGATACGGAGCGTCCGGTGGCAGGTCTAG